The DNA region GCAAGTTCTGCGCTTTTTCGCGCAAGGAGGGGGACGAGGACGGGTACACCATGTCCGTGGAACGCGTCCTTGAGGAGGCGCATAAATACGACGGGCAAAGTTTCTCGGAGTTCCACATCGTCGGCGGGCTTCATCCCACCATGCCGTACTCGTACTACCTTGAAATGGCGCGAAGGCTCCATGATGACTTCCCGGCGGCGCACATACAGGCCTTCACGGCGGTGGAAATAGCATATTTCGCCAAAATATCCGGCAAAAGCGTGGAGAATGTTCTCGCCGAATTCAGGGACGCCGGTCTGGGCTCGTTGCCCGGGGGCGGGGCGGAGATTTTCGCCGGAAGGGTGAGAAAGAAAATTTGCCCGGAAAAGATAACCGGGGAGGAATGGCTGAATGTCCACAAGGCGGCCCACCGCGCCGGGCTGCGCTCCAACGCCACGATGTTGTACGGCCATATAGAGAAAACGGAGGACCGGGTGGACCATCTTATGCGGCTGCGGAGCGCGCAGGAGGAGACCGGGGGATTTCTCACGTTCATCCCGCTGGCGTTCCATCCGAAGAACACGGACTATGAGAAGCTGCCCCGCACAACGGGGCAGATGGACCTGCGGATGATCGCGCTGGCCAGGCTTA from Nitrospinota bacterium includes:
- the mqnE gene encoding aminofutalosine synthase MqnE — protein: MFKSADPAINRIAEKVYAGERLSFEDGVALDRTADMLALGRMANTVRERLNGSSAYYINNRHINHTNLCVNSCKFCAFSRKEGDEDGYTMSVERVLEEAHKYDGQSFSEFHIVGGLHPTMPYSYYLEMARRLHDDFPAAHIQAFTAVEIAYFAKISGKSVENVLAEFRDAGLGSLPGGGAEIFAGRVRKKICPEKITGEEWLNVHKAAHRAGLRSNATMLYGHIEKTEDRVDHLMRLRSAQEETGGFLTFIPLAFHPKNTDYEKLPRTTGQMDLRMIALARLMLDNFPHIKAFWIMIGEKIAQLSLSFGADDVDGTVVEEKITHSAGAETAQRMAKRGLEALIVEAGRVPVERDTVYNLVTT